Within Antennarius striatus isolate MH-2024 chromosome 22, ASM4005453v1, whole genome shotgun sequence, the genomic segment TGATTATAGATCTTATTCAGGTGGTATCCAGAGAGTCTCGTAGGTCTTTGAGGTCATCAGTACGTCTTCATTTCCTGCTGGACCACCTCCAGGAGGATTTGCAACTTCTTGCTGAAGGAGTCTAGGAATGTCAAAGAATCAGAATGAGCAGAAGATGAGAAGGATTTTCATTCACTGTCACTGGGATAAAATCAGTGGTGTTAAGCACAAAAAGCCATCAGCTAAATAAGTGTTCTAAACTTGACAACAAATGGGTTTTCATAATGTCTTAGATCCTGTTGTCCACATGAACATTGTCGTCTTTTGGGGATTTTGGGAATGTGTTGGTCATTACTGCTGCTGGCCCTGCACTCCTCTTGTATTTCCCATGGCACCTCAGCCACCCTGGCGGCACAGTTAGACCCACAGGGGAACAACAATCGATGATGAACTGGGAACTTCCAAAACCCCAAAGACTGTGTGGGAAGGCACCAACAAGCAGATAAAGGCCACTAACACATGCACTGATGCGCTCATGCACACACCACgtgtacacagacacagacacacaaactggGTCAGACTGACGTGTTCAGAAATTCTaagtccgtctgtctgtctgtctgtctgtctgtctgtctgtctgtctgtctgtctgtctgtctgtctgtctgtctgtctgtctgtctgtctgtctgtctgtctgtctgtctgtctgtctgtttctcaaCTCACATTGGGGTTGCAGGACTTACTGAAGGCATGTTTCCATCTTGACGGTAAGCAAGAGCACTTAGTGGTCAAATAATAAAATGGGACTCCAATCAGTGTCAGAGCACAGCTCCACCCTGTGTTCCAGGGGTCCGAGTACAAAGACAGACCCACAATGAAGAAGCAAACCACTGTGAAAGTGACAACAATGACCAAGGGTGCCTAAAAAACATCAGAGAAAAGCAAGTAAACACTTCTCTGTCAGTTTTGGCTGCACTTAGAATAGTTTTTTATGAGgaaactaaaaacacacaccttgAAAGGTCTTGGATGGAGAGGGAAGCGATGTCGATGGATGAGCATCCCTGTGGTTGTCAAGGCAATGAACAACCAGCGAGAAAAGGAGGCAAAGTTGATGAGCTGGTAAATGTCTCCGGTGGTTAAGAACACCAATGTCAAGGGGTACTggacacagaaaacagataaaagacTAACTCAAGACATCAGGACTCTTATTTACATATTGTTTTACTTTGCACTCGAGCTGTAAATGTTAATCAGAGGAGTCTCCCTCGTAGGGACATTCCTTCTCTATGTGCAGACACCTGACACCCTCAGTGGCCAGCCCTTTCTCCTCTAAGGCCGAAAGTGAGGATATAGGTAACACCCAGGGACACATTATACATCATTAgattttcagtttcagtttttcttcttctatgcaTGTTTCAGACTGAACATAAATAAGGTATATGCTCCTGTGTTGAGAATTAGTCTCAAAAGAAATGGAAGTTAATCAGAGGTGGTTCTAGTCCAAGACCTCAGGGaggctcacactcacacagagagagaacagcTGCTTGTTCATCCTGTATTTCTTTCATGTTTCTAAAACATACTTGACAGAAAATTGTGCCAAAAAATTTCTGGCACAAAAGAAATGATTCATTTCATCGTTTCATAATAGGCATCAGATGTGTTACACTGTAGATATTACAGAAAACAACGGCCTTTACCATTGTATGTAAGTAGCTATTTATTAAATTACTATCACCAGTCAccatattatgttttttttaaaaattcaattacTACTCCATGTTAGAAagtaagacttaccagaaacaactacaggacaaaaaaaacaacggaaatgaaaaaaaaaaaacaggcatccCCCAGCTTACATTGTTTTAAGTAAATCATTTTCAattgtcagtttaaaaaaaaaaaaaagactcgaTTTTTCATCTAtccgccacaaatattggaattgtaaaatcactacaaaactgttaaaaggacatgatatcatgttactgtacaatgaaataaaaataaaaccatataaTAGCgtattaaaatatgtatgtatagttCTAATATGCACTGGAATtgcgcctggagtgtcccctgcctcaccccCGCAGTCGGCTTGGATATGCTCCAGCACCCTATGACCCGTGGCAGCGGATGAATtgggtttagaagatgaatgaattaattaatcttTTTACAAttcttaaaacaaaaacaaaaagagaaagcaGCGTTTCTTGTCGCTGAATATTCTAGCCATCTGAATCTTTGGACACTTTTTATTTGCTGAATGATGCATTTTGAAACATATAATAGCTGTAAATGGCCCTCGAGATGTTTAGTTCTTCATCATAATTAtgtatgcacacaaacaaagatactttgtctctttttttgtctcttcatgTATTAATGTTGCTTTAATATTTGTGTGATTGCAATCAGGAAGAAGGGTGTAAACTACATTACCAGTAGCAGAACAGCAGGTAAAGGTGTCTTTCTGCGGATGTGGATCATAGAGAAGATTGAAGGCAAGTGGCCCTCTCTGGCTCCCACGAATATCATCCTGTAATACAAATAGTAAGAGCCACAtgcttatttttagacacattaAATGAACATTGCAATATTTCTGTGCCCACATTACCTGGGTGAAGTAAAAATGCTGACGTTAATTGTTCCAAGGCAGGACAGGAACACAAGAATGGGAATCACAAATGCCATACCATGAAGGGCACGGTTTGCAAATGTCTGCAGACATGACATTTGACCAAACTAATACAGTTAACTTCTTACAATTTTCAACAGCATTTCTGTTTCTATTCTTCAATCATAGTATGCAAAATCTCAAATATGGATCTGAAATTGTACTCTGCATGTCtctgacacactcacacacactgagacaaagcatttatattatttttcacCCTTCTCACCATCTCTTACTCTTGccattcaaatgacttaaataaaataaaaaacaaaaaaacaaacaaaaaaaacaataccaCAGCCACAGCGTCAGACTGCAGGAGCTCAGCTGGGGTCATCATGGTGTAGTACGACATGTTAACAAGCAGATAACAGACTGTCACTGTCACCATGGAGCTGATTATTGCCAGTGGGAAAGTTCTGACATAATGAGATACACATAGGGAAAATTATCAGAATGTTCAGAAGTTCTAGCATGATGGGATACAGATTGTAATATTTAGCTAATtgtaaaaaatatgcaaaacacagaaatgagtAGACAGATGCTTGATACCTTTTGGGGTTTTTGACCTCTTCTGTAACGCTGTTTAGTGAAAACctgcaagaaaaagaaaaaggcaatGAGGCTTTTTGAATTCCAACCAGGGTTCACAATGATAAATTATTGCTTACCATCCACCGAAAGCATAAAGGCCATTATGGAAGGCCAGTGGCAACTTATCTATCTTTATTAAGTCAAGCTCAAAACCATTCTGgaaattgtctgtttttcctAAAAGGAAGAATATTTATTCACAGGGTAGCTGAGCGTTATCTACAGATGAATCATGATTGTACcttaataataatttacagtCTCTCACCTTTAATCAGTGCAATGAAACCAGGAATGATGACGAGGAGAAGAGACGTCATCTTAATGACAGTCAGGAGGACCTGCGTTCGTGTGGCCATGGTCACACTCCAGCAGTTGACTGCCACGACAAAGGCTACAAGcagtcaaaaacaaataactgGTAAAACTGAGGTTCATGAATGTACATGTTGCACTGCACAGACGTGTTTGAATGATATAACAATGTTATGAGTGGAGGGAAGAATTTTAAAACCACTCACTCACTGCGAGGATGCTGACGAGTTTAACCAACACAGTAGGAGAGGTGCATGGTGCAAAGAATGGCTCCACCACATAGTGACCAAAAGCCAAGGACAAGTAGGAATTCACAGCTGGTCTGGGAACAAATCAAATGTGGTAGGTTTTGACTTTCAATCAGGTAAAACAAAAAGGATAAAATTAACCAACCT encodes:
- the LOC137589240 gene encoding cystine/glutamate transporter-like encodes the protein MNMTQREKYGEEKEKDVEVVHLRREIDLVSATAFVFGSVVGSGIFIAPKGVLMNSGGVGISLLVWALSGILSMFGALCYAELGTTFTKSGSHYTYLLETLGPLPAFLRLWDEFIIIRPAVNSYLSLAFGHYVVEPFFAPCTSPTVLVKLVSILAVTFVVAVNCWSVTMATRTQVLLTVIKMTSLLLVIIPGFIALIKGKTDNFQNGFELDLIKIDKLPLAFHNGLYAFGGWFSLNSVTEEVKNPKRTFPLAIISSMVTVTVCYLLVNMSYYTMMTPAELLQSDAVAVTFANRALHGMAFVIPILVFLSCLGTINVSIFTSPRMIFVGAREGHLPSIFSMIHIRRKTPLPAVLLLYPLTLVFLTTGDIYQLINFASFSRWLFIALTTTGMLIHRHRFPLHPRPFKAPLVIVVTFTVVCFFIVGLSLYSDPWNTGWSCALTLIGVPFYYLTTKCSCLPSRWKHAFNSFSKKLQILLEVVQQEMKTY